In Endozoicomonas sp. GU-1, one DNA window encodes the following:
- a CDS encoding ankyrin repeat domain-containing protein: protein MVLLGADVNASDSRGLTPLHFAAAHGKLDVFNHLLVKGASMNARTNNGLMVLDVARSNGQNTAKMLESLHKAKFDVHAPCTSDGATMLVCAVQNRQWKLVDSLISDGADIDAWKHKATQVTSLHEAALKDRKDTVSELLKRKANPGLPSIRGRSAIHYAVMDRGFADLPTSENLAHRQSILVELIESKKVDINARDERGITALHIAASGGYVVMIRELLMRGADFNILDKDNMTAYDYCNRQKACLLMAEHNADVRGVDLRKAEAADQKHTASGFVHKVKAFFKSERNR, encoded by the coding sequence TTGGTTCTGCTCGGGGCTGATGTTAACGCCAGTGATTCACGCGGGCTTACGCCACTCCACTTTGCTGCTGCCCATGGCAAGCTGGACGTTTTTAACCACCTGCTTGTGAAAGGGGCCAGCATGAATGCCAGGACCAACAACGGCCTGATGGTTCTGGACGTCGCCAGGTCCAATGGCCAAAACACAGCCAAAATGCTGGAGAGCCTTCATAAGGCCAAATTTGATGTTCATGCACCCTGCACCTCTGACGGTGCAACGATGCTTGTTTGTGCCGTACAAAACAGGCAATGGAAACTGGTCGACTCATTGATATCAGATGGGGCTGACATCGATGCATGGAAACATAAAGCAACCCAGGTTACTTCCCTTCACGAAGCGGCTTTAAAGGACCGAAAAGATACTGTGAGTGAGTTGCTAAAGAGAAAGGCTAACCCCGGTTTACCAAGTATACGTGGGCGTTCAGCTATCCATTATGCTGTGATGGACAGAGGTTTTGCAGATTTGCCCACTTCGGAAAATCTGGCACATCGACAAAGCATCCTTGTCGAACTGATTGAAAGCAAAAAAGTGGACATCAATGCCCGGGATGAACGTGGAATAACAGCACTACACATCGCAGCGAGTGGAGGCTATGTAGTAATGATTCGGGAACTATTGATGCGAGGGGCTGATTTCAACATTCTGGATAAAGACAATATGACAGCTTATGACTATTGCAATAGGCAGAAAGCCTGTCTGTTAATGGCAGAACATAATGCTGATGTGCGAGGCGTCGATTTGAGGAAAGCAGAAGCAGCCGACCAGAAACACACTGCAAGCGGGTTTGTGCATAAAGTGAAAGCGTTTTTCAAGTCTGAACGAAATCGCTGA